TTGGAGATGGTTCCAACTACGATCATCCTATAAAGGGAATCGTAGGCGTGGAAGTAGAATAAGGAGGAAAATTAAATGCGAGTTAAATGCGTAATCTGTGATACTCTTAGCGAAATTCCTGATTTCTCACCAGTAGCTAAGAAATTACGCAATCGTCCTATTCACACCTATATGTGTCCAACTTGCCACGAACGAATTACAGAAAAAACAAACGCAAGACTTGCAACCGGAAAATTTCGTTTTATCCGTAAGGCAATTCAACAAGATGAAGAGTTTTAACATTTTACAGAGCATTCATACGAATGCTCTGTTTTGTTTATTTTTTCACAAAAAAAAAGAAGTTGTCCTATAGGGACAACTTCTTTTTATGAAGCTGCTTCTCTTTTCTTATCTCTACGCAAACGAACTTTATAGATGATTAATACTAAAGCTGCAACTATTAATCCTTCAACCATTGGTAAGAAGAATGCTAAAAAGGTTAAGATAATACACCCTAAAAACAAGAATACATAAATTACAGCTGTTTGCCATTTTTTTAATGCGGCTCTTGCAAATCCAAGATGATACACAATTGCAGTTAATACGAAGATAACAGCTAATAGAATATAACCTGCTACCGAATAACTTGGTGAATTTTCGTATATATAACGTGCAACACCAGACATACGATTAAATACTTGATCATGTCCATCTGTAGAAGTAGATGTAGCGACTTGCATAAAATTCAGTTTGAAAGTTAAACCGGACTTAAACAAGATATCTCCCTTCCTCTCGACTAGCGAAAATAATAATTAATTATTCAGCGCTACGTACTTTTTTAGCAGCTTTTTCACGTTCGTTTTTGTTAAGAATTTGTTTACGAAGACGAATAGACTCTGGTGTTACTTCTAGGTATTCATCATCGTCCAAGAATTCTAATGCTTCCTCAAGAGTTAAAATACGAGGTGTTTTAATAACGTTTGTTTGGTCTTTTGTTGCTGAACGTACGTTAGTTTTTTGTTTCATCTTAGTGATATTAACTGTAATGTCGTTATCACGAGAGTTTTGGCCAACGATCATACCTTCGTAAATTTCAGTACCTGGCTCAACAAAAAGAACACCACGGT
This window of the Rummeliibacillus pycnus genome carries:
- a CDS encoding YlaI family protein; the encoded protein is MRVKCVICDTLSEIPDFSPVAKKLRNRPIHTYMCPTCHERITEKTNARLATGKFRFIRKAIQQDEEF
- a CDS encoding YlaH-like family protein, which translates into the protein MLFKSGLTFKLNFMQVATSTSTDGHDQVFNRMSGVARYIYENSPSYSVAGYILLAVIFVLTAIVYHLGFARAALKKWQTAVIYVFLFLGCIILTFLAFFLPMVEGLIVAALVLIIYKVRLRRDKKREAAS